A section of the Syntrophorhabdales bacterium genome encodes:
- a CDS encoding helix-turn-helix transcriptional regulator, translating into MEILSAKELSRYLKINEKKIYQLVRSSTLPHTKIGGKIAFAKELIDAWIAENTEREKHLYIAGSDDPLIRRVIDTYNKEESSTIFYAPVGSMNGLKLLRSGAANLACVHILDVEKKEYNTGYMERYLSHQRYKVIHLYLREQGIYLAPDNPKKIRSLEDIASKRVRFINRNQGTGTRLLLDFLLHEKDIDPGHIKGYADEVESHLQAGLAVLRGEADAAFGIRYIAHMLNLHFVPLFRERFDLIVSEAYGQAAPVESFLERFDQGKMMRYAKNFVGYDFSKTGSTIHPHA; encoded by the coding sequence GTGGAGATCCTTTCAGCCAAAGAGCTATCCAGATATCTTAAAATTAACGAAAAAAAGATTTATCAGCTTGTCAGATCATCCACCCTGCCCCACACAAAAATTGGCGGCAAAATAGCTTTTGCCAAAGAACTCATCGATGCCTGGATTGCAGAGAATACCGAGAGAGAGAAACATCTCTACATCGCTGGAAGCGACGATCCTCTTATCAGGCGCGTAATCGACACGTACAACAAGGAAGAGTCGAGCACCATTTTCTATGCACCGGTCGGCAGCATGAACGGGCTTAAACTCTTGCGGAGCGGTGCAGCAAATCTTGCGTGCGTACACATCCTTGATGTTGAGAAAAAAGAGTATAACACCGGATACATGGAACGCTATTTGAGCCACCAGCGCTACAAGGTGATACACCTCTACCTGAGAGAGCAGGGCATCTACCTTGCCCCGGATAACCCTAAGAAAATACGTTCGCTCGAAGATATCGCGTCTAAGCGTGTACGCTTTATCAACAGGAACCAGGGTACGGGGACACGACTTCTTCTGGACTTCTTGCTCCACGAGAAGGACATTGATCCCGGGCACATCAAGGGTTATGCCGACGAGGTGGAGTCGCACTTACAGGCAGGATTGGCAGTGCTGAGAGGAGAGGCCGATGCTGCGTTTGGTATCCGCTATATAGCCCACATGCTCAATCTGCATTTCGTCCCTCTCTTTAGAGAGCGGTTCGATCTCATCGTCTCGGAAGCATATGGCCAAGCTGCACCTGTAGAGAGTTTCCTTGAGCGCTTTGATCAAGGCAAAATGATGCGCTATGCAAAGAACTTTGTGGGCTACGACTTCTCGAAAACAGGAAGCACAATCCATCCGCACGCATAA
- a CDS encoding substrate-binding domain-containing protein translates to MRSWLVLLLMLIVCTCAMSGITRAETQKFILLSSTIGPIDAGIVEVLENGFEKETGIRVRHVGAGTGAALDIAKQGNVDLVMVHAKSLEEKFVAEGFGTERIDLMYNDFVIMGPANDPAGIKGMTSATDALRRISEKGALFISRGDKSGTHVAEMELWQKAGIKPSGSWYQVYEKGSLGNAPTLRYADEKGAYTVMDRATYLTLQKQIKLAVLVEKDEALLNYISLIPVNPKKFPKVNYEDTMTFVKWLTSPEKGQLLIRDFGKDKYGSPLFFPNSKEWRSAQGLK, encoded by the coding sequence GTGAGAAGCTGGCTGGTTCTTTTGTTGATGTTGATAGTGTGTACGTGTGCAATGTCAGGCATAACCCGCGCCGAGACGCAGAAGTTTATTCTTCTGAGTAGCACCATAGGTCCCATTGATGCAGGCATTGTTGAGGTACTCGAGAATGGTTTTGAAAAAGAGACTGGCATCAGGGTCAGACACGTGGGTGCGGGCACAGGAGCAGCTCTCGACATTGCAAAGCAGGGTAACGTAGACCTCGTGATGGTGCATGCGAAATCACTCGAGGAGAAATTTGTCGCCGAAGGCTTTGGTACAGAACGTATTGACCTCATGTACAACGACTTTGTCATCATGGGGCCGGCGAACGATCCCGCCGGTATCAAGGGGATGACCTCGGCGACAGATGCGCTCAGGAGGATTTCGGAAAAAGGTGCGCTCTTCATTTCCCGCGGCGACAAGTCGGGCACGCATGTGGCGGAAATGGAGTTGTGGCAGAAAGCCGGAATCAAGCCGAGTGGTTCCTGGTATCAGGTGTACGAAAAGGGATCTCTGGGAAACGCTCCGACGCTTCGCTACGCTGACGAAAAGGGGGCGTATACGGTCATGGATAGGGCGACATACCTTACTCTTCAGAAACAGATCAAACTCGCCGTGCTTGTTGAAAAGGACGAAGCGCTTCTGAATTACATCAGTCTCATTCCTGTCAATCCTAAAAAATTTCCGAAGGTGAATTACGAGGACACGATGACTTTCGTGAAGTGGTTGACGTCTCCTGAGAAGGGGCAGCTTCTCATTCGGGATTTTGGCAAGGACAAATACGGGAGCCCTCTCTTTTTCCCCAACTCTAAGGAATGGAGAAGCGCGCAAGGTTTGAAGTGA